In the genome of Blastocatellia bacterium, one region contains:
- a CDS encoding Hpt domain-containing protein, with protein MTSHVEQIFRQEMLKLRSQYIQHSLSQLQTVRSVLQRWDQPLLDMEELTQLMVIAHKLRGSGKTYDLPEVTSWAGLLESDLKTVLDNPQRLTPERRRTLLSIVTRLHSIMSAAARQDREERIES; from the coding sequence ATGACGTCCCATGTGGAACAAATCTTCCGGCAAGAAATGCTCAAGCTGCGCTCTCAATACATTCAGCATAGTCTCAGTCAACTGCAGACCGTGCGCTCGGTGCTGCAACGCTGGGACCAACCGCTGCTTGACATGGAAGAACTCACTCAACTGATGGTCATCGCTCACAAACTGCGTGGCTCAGGAAAAACCTACGACTTGCCAGAAGTGACCAGTTGGGCTGGATTGCTGGAGAGCGATTTGAAGACGGTGCTGGACAATCCCCAACGACTCACACCGGAGCGCCGTCGCACGCTCTTGTCCATCGTGACGCGCTTGCACTCAATCATGAGCGCAGCAGCTCGTCAGGATCGAGAAGAGAGGATCGAGTCTTGA
- a CDS encoding GNAT family N-acetyltransferase gives MTQSVGHNVAIEVASASDLAPIQSLLEQVGLPSAEVQLHIRLFLVARADEQVIGCIGMEQYGESCLLRSLAVHPDYRGRGLGRMLIERIIARARERGAREAVILTNTVAPLAAKFGFQTVPRESVASPVADSWEFRANCCRSAVCMRLRLL, from the coding sequence ATGACTCAATCGGTTGGGCACAACGTTGCCATTGAGGTGGCCAGCGCGTCAGACCTTGCGCCGATTCAGTCGCTGTTGGAGCAGGTTGGGCTGCCGAGCGCCGAGGTGCAACTGCACATCCGGCTGTTCTTGGTAGCGCGAGCAGATGAGCAAGTAATCGGGTGTATCGGGATGGAACAGTATGGCGAGTCATGTTTATTGCGCTCCCTGGCCGTTCATCCTGATTATCGTGGGCGTGGGCTTGGCCGCATGTTGATTGAACGCATCATCGCGCGCGCACGTGAGCGAGGCGCCCGCGAAGCAGTGATCTTGACCAACACCGTCGCGCCACTGGCCGCCAAATTTGGTTTTCAGACAGTGCCACGTGAGTCGGTTGCTTCGCCGGTGGCTGATTCGTGGGAATTCCGGGCGAATTGTTGCCGCTCGGCAGTCTGCATGCGTCTGCGCTTGTTGTGA
- the arsM gene encoding arsenite methyltransferase — protein MNRTLTPDEIKQAVREGYTKLLDASSCCASTGSTTPVPITLERKRTELASVVGYAAEELRMLPDGAVVSAFGCGNPLSFAELKAGQVVLDIGSGAGIDCLLASEKVGPTGRVIGLDMTPAMTARARENARAAGATNVEFRLGDAEQMPVEDESVDWVISNCVINLAPDKRRVFSEVVRVLVPGGRVSISDIVLGDDLPDEIVQSVDALVGCVAGAIKESEYLQAMRDAGLIDVAVTARMVYTEEQLAGFLASMNHSDNSDAQLLWNRYRDRLIGNVWSARISARKPRHDEN, from the coding sequence ATGAATCGGACGTTGACACCTGATGAAATCAAGCAAGCCGTCCGGGAAGGGTATACGAAACTTCTTGATGCAAGCTCGTGTTGCGCTTCGACCGGTTCGACTACGCCGGTTCCCATCACGCTGGAACGGAAGCGGACCGAGCTGGCCAGCGTTGTGGGATACGCCGCAGAAGAATTGCGGATGCTGCCTGACGGGGCAGTGGTCTCAGCATTTGGGTGCGGCAATCCGCTCTCGTTTGCGGAGCTCAAGGCGGGGCAGGTTGTGTTGGATATTGGTTCAGGAGCCGGTATTGACTGTTTGTTGGCGTCGGAGAAAGTCGGGCCGACGGGTCGCGTCATCGGGCTTGATATGACGCCGGCCATGACCGCGCGGGCGCGAGAGAACGCGCGCGCTGCGGGCGCGACTAACGTTGAATTTCGGTTAGGCGATGCCGAACAGATGCCCGTCGAAGATGAGAGCGTGGATTGGGTGATTTCCAACTGCGTGATCAATCTGGCGCCGGACAAGCGGCGCGTGTTCAGCGAGGTCGTTCGTGTGCTCGTGCCGGGCGGGCGCGTCTCTATTTCGGACATCGTGCTGGGCGATGACTTGCCTGATGAAATCGTTCAAAGCGTTGATGCGCTGGTCGGCTGTGTCGCCGGGGCGATCAAGGAGTCAGAGTACTTGCAGGCCATGCGAGACGCTGGCTTGATTGACGTGGCCGTGACCGCGCGAATGGTTTACACCGAAGAGCAACTGGCGGGTTTCCTGGCCAGTATGAACCACAGTGACAACAGCGATGCGCAGTTGCTCTGGAATCGTTATCGGGACCGTCTTATCGGGAACGTTTGGAGCGCGCGCATCTCGGCGCGAAAGCCACGACACGATGAGAACTGA
- a CDS encoding MarR family transcriptional regulator produces the protein MSQTLEQQARALHQVVSELVKKYQFRDRNEICCHGVSVSQCYALEAIGERGRMTMGELAGQLHLTVSTMTRIVDQLVAKALVHRDVDAHDRRLCWVELTPAGRTLLGQIQGEILATEKEILRKIKPAERAALLSALRELCKAVDQWRQTKLAAGSTPTSLMKIRKKSK, from the coding sequence ATGAGCCAAACATTAGAACAACAAGCGCGAGCGCTCCATCAAGTCGTCAGCGAGTTGGTGAAGAAGTATCAATTTCGTGACCGGAACGAGATTTGTTGTCACGGGGTGTCAGTCTCGCAATGTTACGCGCTGGAGGCAATCGGCGAGCGTGGACGCATGACGATGGGCGAGCTGGCCGGGCAGCTTCATCTGACGGTTAGCACAATGACACGAATCGTGGATCAACTGGTCGCGAAGGCATTAGTGCATCGGGATGTGGACGCGCATGATCGGCGACTCTGTTGGGTGGAATTGACGCCCGCTGGTCGGACGTTGCTCGGTCAGATTCAGGGCGAGATTCTGGCGACAGAGAAAGAGATTCTGAGAAAGATCAAACCGGCAGAGCGCGCGGCGTTGCTCTCGGCCTTGCGCGAGCTGTGCAAGGCGGTAGACCAGTGGCGGCAAACCAAGCTCGCTGCCGGCTCGACGCCAACCTCATTGATGAAGATTCGCAAGAAATCGAAATAA
- a CDS encoding nuclear transport factor 2 family protein translates to MCCESSVRSSIQTSSNDWWHSVGITVGHVILLLCLLLCLNTTVHAQRQPRKPATPAPTSPPPDAKQTIQRVAQAWASNDAESLRRTCSDGLIVIEAGRRIETLPTVLEYLEVNFKNFPSMELKLDRLQTHVTGTTAWAYAETQQTMRTAHGLSLRLTGHSFYILQRQRQDWKVTLINFDLKQAPAPGSTTTSSAPSVEGAWMLVATKNLTSGQTPSLAATMTFTDHRFCYIVTATDRRQPKNKRLPDYSQKEFKELLREVDAAAGTYRHEGNKLILTFGHTLMPQQTGQELVLENVQVTADRLSFEIITPEGRVQRVWRRVD, encoded by the coding sequence TTGTGTTGTGAGTCGTCGGTCAGAAGCAGCATTCAAACATCGAGTAACGATTGGTGGCATTCGGTCGGCATCACGGTTGGCCATGTGATTCTCTTGTTGTGCCTCTTGCTCTGCTTGAACACAACAGTGCACGCGCAACGGCAGCCAAGGAAACCGGCCACACCAGCCCCAACATCGCCGCCGCCCGATGCAAAACAGACAATTCAACGAGTCGCTCAAGCCTGGGCGAGCAACGATGCAGAGAGCTTGCGTCGGACTTGCTCAGACGGCCTGATTGTCATCGAAGCGGGACGACGCATAGAAACGCTTCCGACCGTGCTGGAATATCTAGAGGTGAATTTTAAGAATTTTCCCAGCATGGAACTGAAGCTGGATCGTCTCCAGACGCATGTGACAGGCACAACGGCATGGGCATACGCTGAGACCCAACAAACAATGCGCACGGCGCACGGTCTGAGCTTGCGATTGACCGGTCATTCGTTTTACATCCTCCAGCGGCAACGTCAGGACTGGAAGGTGACGCTGATCAATTTCGATCTGAAACAGGCGCCGGCTCCCGGCAGCACAACCACTTCGTCTGCGCCGAGCGTGGAGGGCGCTTGGATGCTCGTGGCGACCAAAAACCTGACCAGCGGTCAAACACCCTCGTTGGCTGCGACGATGACGTTCACAGATCATCGCTTCTGTTATATCGTCACAGCGACCGACCGCCGTCAACCGAAGAACAAGCGCCTGCCCGATTACTCGCAGAAAGAGTTCAAAGAATTGTTGCGCGAGGTTGACGCTGCTGCCGGCACATATCGCCACGAGGGTAATAAACTGATCCTCACGTTCGGACACACACTGATGCCACAGCAAACCGGTCAAGAGCTGGTTCTGGAGAATGTTCAGGTGACAGCCGACCGCCTGAGCTTTGAAATAATCACTCCCGAAGGTCGTGTTCAGCGCGTCTGGCGACGGGTTGATTGA
- a CDS encoding TonB-dependent receptor, whose protein sequence is MPPLVKKTAITGWIRLFGLTAICSLLMATTSWAQTLRNDPRDLADLNLEDLMKIEVQAVYGASKFLQKVTEAPSSVTIITADEIQRYGYRTLADLLRSVAGFYVTYDRNYSYVGVRGFGRPGDYNSRILVLIDGHRINDNLYDSGFVATEFGVDVDLIERVEIIRGPSSSLYGTNAFFAVINVITKRAEQVRGLELSAERMSFDTYKGRISYGRQFNKGLDLLLSGSFYDAAGPRQLFFEEFADEATNHGIAQQLDDEQYGSFFANLRVKDVSVQGLFHSRKKGIPTASFGTVFNDPRMRTKDERNYVDVKYARQLGQHWSLSGRVYYDRYFYKGTYVYDYSEDERPFLVATRDYAHGQWWGVEAQASRLVLNKHRITGGFEYRDNFKQAQGVYDSDPFVEHSKIRSRSDIQAFFIQDEFTVGAKLRLNLGVRHDHYDTFGGTTNPRLALIYSPLKKTTFKALYGQAFRAPNVFEMFYQGAGNKANPHLRPEEINMTELVWEQYAGDHLRLSASGYYYTLSNLINQEVDPADGQIFYNNVDRVKAKGVELELETKLPIGLEGRVSYAVQQVRSQVTNDVLTNSPKHLGKLNLSAPLVRNKLLVGFEGQYMSRRRTVQGGEAKSFFISNLNLLAVRLAKRLDVSLGVYNLLNTRYGDPGSEEHRQNVIWQDGRTYRVKLTYRFSRD, encoded by the coding sequence ATGCCTCCTCTAGTCAAGAAAACCGCAATCACAGGATGGATCAGGCTGTTTGGGTTGACCGCCATCTGTAGCTTGCTCATGGCGACGACAAGCTGGGCGCAGACGCTGCGCAATGATCCCAGGGATCTAGCAGACCTGAATCTAGAAGACCTGATGAAGATCGAAGTGCAAGCCGTCTACGGCGCGTCCAAATTCTTACAAAAAGTGACCGAAGCGCCCTCTTCGGTGACCATCATCACAGCAGACGAGATTCAACGCTACGGCTATCGGACGCTGGCCGATCTGTTGCGCAGCGTAGCCGGATTTTACGTCACCTATGATCGCAACTATAGCTATGTCGGTGTGCGCGGCTTTGGCCGGCCCGGTGATTACAACAGTCGCATCCTCGTGCTCATTGACGGACATCGCATCAACGATAACCTCTACGACAGCGGCTTTGTGGCAACAGAATTTGGAGTGGATGTAGACCTGATCGAGCGTGTTGAGATTATTCGCGGTCCGAGTTCGTCGCTTTACGGCACCAATGCTTTCTTCGCTGTCATCAATGTGATCACCAAGCGGGCTGAGCAGGTCCGCGGGCTTGAGCTCTCGGCAGAGCGGATGAGCTTTGATACGTACAAAGGCCGGATCAGTTATGGTCGTCAGTTCAATAAGGGACTCGACCTCCTGCTGTCCGGTTCGTTCTATGATGCGGCTGGACCCCGGCAACTCTTCTTTGAAGAATTTGCCGACGAGGCCACCAATCATGGTATCGCTCAACAGCTCGACGACGAGCAATACGGTAGCTTCTTTGCCAATCTGCGGGTGAAAGACGTATCTGTGCAGGGGCTATTTCATAGCCGCAAAAAGGGTATTCCCACCGCCTCGTTCGGCACGGTCTTCAATGATCCACGCATGCGCACGAAAGACGAGCGCAACTATGTGGACGTGAAATACGCTCGTCAGCTTGGTCAGCACTGGAGCCTCAGCGGACGAGTCTATTACGACCGCTATTTTTACAAGGGCACCTACGTTTACGATTATTCCGAAGATGAGAGGCCATTTCTGGTCGCCACCCGAGATTACGCGCATGGCCAGTGGTGGGGCGTTGAGGCGCAAGCGTCCAGACTCGTACTGAATAAACATAGGATCACCGGCGGCTTTGAATATCGCGATAATTTCAAACAGGCTCAAGGCGTCTACGATAGTGACCCATTCGTTGAGCATTCCAAAATTCGGAGCCGTTCTGATATCCAGGCGTTCTTCATTCAAGATGAATTCACCGTCGGCGCGAAACTCCGACTCAATCTGGGCGTGCGTCACGATCACTATGATACGTTTGGCGGCACAACTAATCCGCGACTGGCATTGATCTACAGCCCGTTGAAAAAGACGACGTTTAAGGCTCTCTATGGTCAAGCCTTCCGCGCCCCGAACGTGTTCGAGATGTTTTATCAGGGAGCTGGCAATAAGGCTAATCCGCATCTTCGGCCAGAAGAAATCAACATGACGGAGCTTGTCTGGGAGCAATACGCCGGTGACCACCTGCGTCTGTCTGCCTCCGGCTACTACTACACGCTGAGCAACCTGATCAATCAGGAAGTGGACCCGGCGGACGGCCAAATTTTCTATAACAATGTGGATCGGGTCAAAGCCAAGGGAGTGGAGCTGGAATTGGAAACGAAGTTGCCCATTGGTCTGGAAGGCCGCGTCAGCTACGCTGTTCAGCAAGTGCGCAGCCAAGTCACTAACGACGTTCTCACCAATTCACCCAAGCACCTAGGTAAGCTCAATCTGAGCGCGCCGCTGGTCCGCAACAAGCTGCTGGTGGGGTTTGAAGGGCAGTACATGAGCCGGCGGCGCACGGTGCAGGGTGGCGAAGCGAAATCCTTTTTCATCTCCAATCTCAATCTACTGGCTGTGCGGCTGGCCAAACGACTAGATGTATCGTTGGGCGTCTACAACCTATTGAACACACGCTATGGCGATCCGGGCTCGGAAGAGCACCGGCAGAATGTGATCTGGCAGGACGGTCGAACGTATCGCGTGAAGCTGACCTATCGGTTTTCGCGCGATTGA
- a CDS encoding YfiR family protein encodes MTHWQRLSCGTNRAELPASLSISVGSPAPNPRCHINGWVCLCGVLLLYVVLTMLPYAWAQSGTPSEYEVKAAFLFNFAKFIEWPAQHLPHAGSPILIGILGEDPFDDVLDRVIKGKSIDGRPVLIKRAKTVEPLRSCHIVFVSRSERKRLSQITGALAEAGVVTVSDMEQFLEHGGIINFVIENNRVRFDINKRMADRAGLKISSKLLVLAKSVMN; translated from the coding sequence ATGACACACTGGCAGCGCTTGTCGTGCGGGACAAATCGAGCCGAATTGCCAGCCAGCTTGTCCATCTCCGTTGGCAGCCCCGCGCCGAATCCGCGATGTCACATCAACGGCTGGGTGTGTCTCTGCGGCGTGCTCTTGCTCTACGTGGTGCTGACGATGCTGCCATACGCGTGGGCGCAATCAGGGACGCCCAGCGAATACGAAGTCAAAGCCGCCTTCTTATTCAATTTTGCCAAGTTCATCGAATGGCCGGCGCAACATTTGCCGCATGCGGGTTCACCGATCCTTATCGGCATCCTTGGTGAAGACCCCTTTGATGACGTGCTCGACCGAGTGATCAAAGGTAAATCCATTGACGGACGACCGGTGCTGATCAAACGGGCCAAGACAGTCGAGCCGTTGCGGTCTTGCCACATTGTGTTTGTCAGTCGGTCTGAAAGAAAGCGGCTCTCACAGATTACGGGCGCGCTGGCCGAAGCCGGTGTTGTCACAGTCAGCGACATGGAGCAGTTTCTCGAACACGGTGGCATCATCAATTTCGTTATCGAGAATAATCGAGTGCGGTTTGACATTAACAAACGGATGGCCGACCGCGCGGGCCTCAAAATCAGTTCCAAACTGCTCGTCCTGGCCAAGTCAGTGATGAATTAA
- a CDS encoding response regulator — protein sequence MRGFSSRSIKTKLTTVIMVTSSIALLLACSSFLIYELISFKRAMQRDLAALANMIATNSTAALTFNDEQAANEVLSALWAKPHITAACIYDKNGLPFASYRRPHQAQAAWPPRPEADGYTFENEQLIQFHTIMLNGEKIGTIYLASELAEFDARLTRYGLIVLVIMCISGLAAFLVSARLQRLISRPILHLARTAQMISAEKNYALRAEKQSDDEIGLLIGAFNEMLEQIQQRDQRLLQQHQYLETANLQLAAATRKAEEATRAKSAFLANMSHEIRTPMNGIIGMTELLLHTSLSPEQHEYATVVKSSANSLLSLINDILDFSKIEAGKLDLDQTPFNLEQTIRDAARALALRAHQKGLELAVHIAPDTPTWVVGDAGRLRQILNNLIGNAIKFTDQGEVVLHVNVEDWPDDEVCLHFAVRDTGIGIAKNKQQLIFEAFAQADMSSTRRHTGTGLGLAISSLLVNLMRGRIWVESDLGCGSTFHFTAYFGVAKPETTYTTPVSFAQLHNMPVLVVDDNATNRRILQETLASWQMKPTLAETGQVAIELMKQAYHAGQRFPLVLLDGHMPDMDGFMVAEQIKQHDELADATIMMLTSDDHAGDLQRCRQLGISLYLIKPITQSELLDAIIQALGSSEPQERPASASPEPDWGLSQQPLRILVAEDNLVNQKLMQSLLTKWGHTCVIAANGRDALAALHQQPFDLILMDVQMPEMNGLEATAAIREQEKTNGGHIPIIALTAHAMKGDRERCLQAGMDSYIPKPIQAHALFQMIEDVALHSRAFPTDAVDVSATPVSNIINTDEALVHNDLSAAPINDIINTEEALARVDGDAALLAEMVDIFQEELPDMMQALESAIAQHDGEAAARAAHRLKGAVGNFSAHATFDAALQLETLARHNDLEAASRAYNHLMKELERLQPALLRLKHLQTEHA from the coding sequence ATGCGTGGATTCAGCAGTCGTTCCATCAAAACGAAGTTGACTACGGTCATTATGGTGACCAGCAGCATCGCCCTGTTGTTGGCGTGCAGCAGTTTTCTCATCTATGAGCTGATCTCATTCAAGCGAGCGATGCAACGTGATCTGGCTGCGTTGGCCAACATGATTGCCACCAACAGCACGGCGGCGCTCACCTTCAACGATGAGCAAGCTGCCAACGAAGTCCTCAGCGCGCTGTGGGCGAAGCCTCATATCACCGCTGCCTGCATCTACGATAAGAACGGTCTGCCCTTTGCCAGCTATCGCCGCCCGCATCAGGCGCAGGCTGCCTGGCCACCCAGGCCAGAGGCTGATGGATATACGTTCGAGAACGAGCAGCTCATCCAGTTTCATACCATCATGCTCAACGGCGAAAAAATCGGCACGATCTACTTGGCTTCAGAGCTGGCCGAGTTCGATGCGCGGCTGACCCGCTACGGCTTGATCGTGCTCGTCATCATGTGCATATCTGGCCTTGCCGCATTTCTGGTATCAGCACGTCTACAGCGTCTCATCTCCCGGCCGATTCTGCATCTGGCGCGAACGGCTCAGATGATCTCCGCCGAAAAGAACTACGCGCTGCGCGCTGAGAAGCAAAGCGACGACGAAATTGGTCTGTTGATCGGCGCCTTCAATGAGATGCTCGAACAAATTCAGCAACGTGACCAACGGCTGCTGCAACAACATCAGTACCTGGAGACGGCCAACTTGCAACTGGCGGCGGCCACACGCAAGGCCGAAGAAGCCACGCGTGCCAAGAGTGCCTTCCTGGCCAATATGAGCCATGAAATCCGCACGCCGATGAACGGCATCATCGGCATGACTGAATTGTTGCTGCATACGTCACTGTCGCCCGAACAGCACGAGTATGCCACCGTAGTCAAATCGTCAGCCAATTCCCTGCTCTCCCTGATTAACGACATCCTGGACTTCTCCAAGATTGAAGCGGGCAAGCTCGACCTGGATCAGACGCCGTTCAACCTCGAGCAGACGATTCGGGATGCCGCGCGGGCGCTGGCCTTGCGCGCCCATCAAAAGGGGTTGGAACTGGCCGTGCACATCGCGCCGGATACGCCCACATGGGTTGTTGGCGACGCTGGACGACTGCGCCAGATTTTGAACAATCTCATCGGCAATGCCATTAAATTCACCGATCAAGGCGAGGTTGTCCTCCACGTCAACGTGGAAGACTGGCCAGACGATGAGGTCTGCTTGCACTTTGCTGTCCGTGATACCGGCATCGGCATTGCCAAGAACAAACAGCAACTAATCTTCGAGGCATTCGCTCAAGCTGATATGTCCTCAACCCGACGCCATACCGGCACAGGCTTAGGGTTGGCTATCTCCTCACTGCTGGTCAATCTGATGCGTGGCCGCATCTGGGTGGAAAGCGATCTGGGATGTGGCAGCACGTTCCATTTCACAGCCTACTTCGGCGTGGCCAAGCCTGAGACCACGTACACGACGCCGGTCAGCTTCGCGCAGCTTCATAACATGCCGGTGCTCGTCGTGGACGATAATGCCACCAATCGCCGGATACTGCAGGAAACACTGGCAAGCTGGCAGATGAAACCAACGCTGGCCGAAACCGGCCAAGTCGCCATCGAACTGATGAAACAAGCGTATCATGCCGGTCAACGGTTCCCGCTGGTCTTGCTTGATGGTCACATGCCCGACATGGATGGCTTCATGGTGGCCGAGCAAATCAAGCAACATGATGAACTGGCCGATGCCACGATCATGATGCTGACCTCCGACGATCATGCCGGCGACTTGCAACGGTGCCGTCAACTGGGCATCTCGCTCTACCTGATTAAACCCATCACCCAATCCGAATTGCTTGACGCCATCATACAGGCGCTCGGTTCATCCGAGCCTCAAGAGCGCCCAGCGAGCGCCTCGCCAGAGCCGGACTGGGGCCTGAGCCAGCAGCCGCTGCGCATCCTGGTGGCCGAAGATAATCTGGTCAATCAAAAACTGATGCAAAGCCTGCTCACCAAGTGGGGACATACGTGTGTCATTGCGGCCAATGGCCGTGACGCGCTGGCCGCGCTGCACCAGCAGCCATTTGATCTGATCCTCATGGATGTGCAGATGCCCGAAATGAATGGCCTGGAGGCCACCGCTGCCATCCGCGAGCAAGAGAAAACCAACGGCGGCCACATCCCGATCATCGCTTTGACCGCCCACGCTATGAAAGGCGACCGCGAGCGCTGCTTGCAAGCAGGCATGGACAGCTATATTCCCAAACCGATTCAGGCACACGCGCTCTTCCAGATGATTGAAGACGTGGCGCTGCATTCGCGCGCGTTCCCAACTGACGCGGTTGATGTCAGCGCAACGCCCGTCAGCAACATCATCAACACAGATGAAGCGCTCGTCCACAACGATCTCAGCGCAGCGCCCATCAACGACATCATCAACACAGAAGAAGCGCTCGCCCGCGTTGATGGTGACGCGGCGCTGCTAGCCGAGATGGTGGACATCTTCCAAGAAGAATTGCCTGACATGATGCAGGCTCTTGAGTCTGCCATTGCCCAACACGACGGCGAAGCGGCAGCCCGCGCCGCGCATCGGCTCAAAGGCGCAGTGGGCAATTTTTCAGCCCATGCGACGTTCGACGCCGCCCTGCAACTGGAAACGCTCGCGCGCCACAATGACCTGGAGGCAGCAAGCCGTGCCTACAATCATCTCATGAAGGAACTGGAGCGACTCCAGCCCGCTCTGCTGCGCCTGAAGCACTTGCAGACGGAACACGCTTGA